One Solanum pennellii chromosome 10, SPENNV200 genomic region harbors:
- the LOC114074320 gene encoding uncharacterized protein LOC114074320, protein MLKRGQTFQKKTSQKPSENTKDQVCHKCGSPDHFIKFCPLWALEQKKANFEKVKDIKNDKYIPTNRRMTNQEADLSTRRAFAAMGDLSEEEFEDGGFENQSLLAIEQSNKYDFLALIAETDSEDDEEDDKQSKVSFHHIKVNIESYSKKELESLLSTLIDAYQSVNSEREQVMENYASLREVNDNLEKHNHFLQNKLKEQIKISELSHKGKNSASELQLALEEKIKLLTIKYQALTERNRLLQENLDHTKLDLERNLRWTRSSEILTQIQEKQTTSRSGIGFKKQNNLVSHTIHMSKSLCTHCGNSGHLKNQCKALFEAFQKNVKFTKKEKTDTAKNLVRNKNAPNKRFSYLPLWARRNLIHPFTHIKGPKLIWVPKTNL, encoded by the coding sequence ATGCTAAAGAGAGGGCAGacctttcaaaagaaaacttctcaAAAACCATCTGAAAACACTAAAGACCAGGTTTGTCATAAATGTGGGAGCCCAGATCACTTCATCAAATTCTGTCCACTTTGGGCTTTAGAGCAGAAAAAGGCAAACTTTGAGAAggtcaaagacatcaagaatgATAAGTACATTCCCACAAACAGAAGAATGACCAATCAAGAAGCGGATCTTTCAACGAGAAGAGCCTTTGCCGCTATGGGGGACTTATCTGAAGAAGAATTTGAGGATGGAGGGTTCGAAAATCAGTCACTACttgcaatagaacaatcaaataaatatgattttcttgcacTCATTGCTGAAACAGATtctgaagatgatgaagaagatgacaaacaaagcaaggtaagttttcatcacatcaaagtaaatattgaatcatattctaAAAAGGAACTAGAGTCTTTATTGAGTACTCTTATAGATGCATATCAGTCtgtcaattctgaaagagaACAAGTGATGGAAAACTATGCATCTTTAAGAGAAGTCAATGACAATCTTGAGAAACACAATcactttcttcaaaataaattaaaagaacagaTTAAAATCTCAGAGTTAAGTCACAAGGGCAAAAACTCTGCTAGTGAACTTCAATTAGctctagaagaaaaaataaaattgttaaccaTAAAATATCAAGCTTTAACAGAAAGGAATAGGTTGTTACAAGAAAATCTTGATCATACCAAACTGGATCTGGAAAGAAATCTTAGATGGACCAGGTCCTCTGAAATTTTAACTCAGATTCAAGAAAAGCAAACCACTAGTCGAAGTGGGATAGGTTTTAAAAAACAGAATAATCTTGTGTCACACACTATTCACATGTCTAAAAGTTTATGCACTCATTGTGGAAACTCAGGTCATTTAAAGAATCAATGTAAAGCTTTATTTGAGgcttttcagaaaaatgttaagttcaccaaaaaggaaaagactGATACGGCTAAGAACCTGGTTCGAAATAAAAATGCTCCAAATAAAAGGTTTTCTTATTTGCCTTTATGGGCTAGAAGAAATCTTATTCATCCTTTTACTCACATAAAGGGGCCCAAGCTAATCTGGGTTCCCAAGACTAATCTTTGA